The sequence GTTCACGCCCGGCAGCAGGTCGCTGAAGGTGTTCGTGCTCGAGGTGATGGTCTGCTCGGCCGCGGTCCCGGCGTAGAGGGTGACCGACGCATCCTGCGCGGGCTTGATGACGGCGGCGCCGGATGCGGTCAGCATGTTGGTCGCCGTGCCCGCCGTGACGTCGGCGCTCGTGCCCGAGAACACCTGGAAGTCGCCCTTGGCGCCCGAGGTGGTCGAGCTGAACTGGATGCGGTACTGCGCGACGCCCTGAGCGTCGGTGCCGGAGGCGACCTTGAGGGCCTTGACGCCGGCGGTGGAGGAGTTGACCGCCGAGACGATCGCGTCGATGGACGAGGAGGCGGGCGTGATGTCGACCGACTTGCCCGTCGCGTCGACGATCGTGACCGACGGCATCGTCGAGGATCCTGCGGAGGGCCACGCCGTCATGGCGGCGCTGACGCCGACCTTCGACTGAGCGACCCGGCCGACGGTGATGTCGAAGGAGCCGGGCGAGGCCGACGCGGTGGCAGTCGCCGAGGCGTTGGTCGCGGAGCTCTGGGTCGAGAAGAGCTGGAGGGCCGTCGGCGACTTGGCCGAGGTGGCGAGCGTCGCGAGGGAGGCGATCTGGCCGTTCAGTCCCTGCAGCGCCGTGATGGTGGTCTGGGTGTCGGTGACCTTCGACTTCAGCAGCGTCTGCGGCTGCGCCTCGGCCGTCATCAGCGAGTTGATGAGGGAGGTGGTGTCGAGGCCGGAGACGAGACCGTCGATTCCGAGTCCTGAGGTGGATGCCATGCTCTGCGCCTCCTTCCGTGGTGGGGCGTCCGGGGCGGTGAGAGTGAACCGCGGGCGGGCGTCGAGGGGACCCGAACTTCCTCTCGGCGCCCGACCCGCGGGTGTCGTGCTGGTGGTGCTGGTGCTGCTGGTGGTGCTGTGCTGCTGGTGGTGCTGTCGTGCTGGTGGTGCTGTGCTGCTACTCCGTGTCAGACGGTCTGACGCTCACCGACTAGCGGAGGAGCGACAGGACGCCCTGGGTCGACTGGTTCGCCTGGGCGAGCATCGCCGTGCCGGCCTGCGACAGGATGTTGGCGCGGGTGTACTTGACCATCTCCTGAGCCATGTCGGTGTCGGTGATGCGCGACTGGGCGGCGGTCAGGTTCTCCTGCGCGACGTTGGTGACGTTGATCGCGTGGTTGAACCGGTTCTGGACCGCGCCGATGCCGGCACGAGCCGTCGAGACCGCGGTGATCTGCGCGTCGATGGCCGTGATGGCCGCCTGAGCGTGAGCAGCGGTGTCGAACTTGATGCCGACCGTCGACGGAGCAGCGGAACCGGTGCCGAGACCAGCGGCCGCAGGGGCCGTGGTGTCGACGGCGCCGCCGTCCTTGGCCGTGACGACGATGCCGGTGCCGGCGCCGTTGGCGTCCTTCTCGACCGTGACCGCGAACTTCGAGGAGAAGGACGCGTCGTTGGTCAGGGCGGTGGCGTACTCGTCGACGCTCTTGAAGGAGCCGCCCGTGCCGGTGCCCGAGAGGGTGCCGGTCGTGACCGACGTGGTGACGCCGCCCTTGACCGAGCTGAACGTCGCGGTGCCCGAGGTCACCGCGGTCGTGTCGACGGTGAAGCTCGTGCCGCCGGTGGCCGTGGTGCCGCTGGCCAGCGTCGTCGCGATGCTCTTCACGTTGGCGCCGGACAGGTCGACGGTGATCTGGCTGGCCGCGTCGCCGTTGGCACCGACCTGGAAGGCCAGCTTGCCGGAGCCGCCGCCGGCAGAGCCGTCGAGCAGGTTGATGCCGTTGAAGTTCGTCGAGCTCGAGATGCGGGTGAGCTCGTCGGTCAGCGACGAGACCTCGGTGGAGATGGCCTTGCGCGAGTCGTCGTTGTTCGAGTCGTTGCCGGCCTGGACAGCGAGGTCGCGCATGCGCTGGAGGATGGACTGCGTTTCGGTCAGGCCACCTTCAGCGGTCTGGACGACGGAGACGCCGTCCTGGGCGTTGCGGGCGGCGACCGTGAGGCCACCGACCTGCGACTTGAGCCCCTCGGAGATGGCGAGGCCTGCAGCGTCGTCAGCGGCACGGTTGATGCGGAGACCCGAGGACAGCTTCTCGAGCGAGGAGCTGAGCGAGTTCTGCGTGCTGTTGAGGTTGCGGTAGGTGTTGTTCGCCGCGAGGTTGGTGTTGATCTGGAAACCCATGATGGAACTCTCTTCCGTGAATTGTTGGGGGTGTTCTGCCGCCCGTCCGTGGGCTGACATCTTGAGCTATCGGCGGCTTGGTCGTCGCCGTTAGCGAGTGGGTGAAGTTTTTTTCGGGCCGATCAGGAGGCGACGACGGCGCGCTGGCCGGCGGCGCCCTCGCGGACGGCGATGCCGATGCCCATGACCGCGTTGCTGGCGACGCGGGACAGGTAGGCGGCGCGGCGGGCGGGAGCCGTCTTCGACTCGTAGGCGACCGGCGCGGTCGCGTCCTCGGCGTAGTGCGTGTTGAGGCCGTCGCGGAGGAGGCGGATGGCCTCGCTGCGCTGCTGCGACACGGCGGAGTGGGTGATCCCGAGCTCGTCGGCGATCTCCGAGACGCTCTTGTCGCCGAAGTAGACGTTCTCGACGATGTAGCGCATCTTCTCGGGCAGGGCGTCGACGGCGGCGCGGAGGTAGCGGGTGCGCTCCTGCTCGAGGGCGCTCTCGTCGGGCAGGATGATGTCGGCCGCGAGCTGGTCGGCGACCGTCTCGTCGATGGCCGAGATGGTGCGGGCGGCGTCGGTGAGGGCGTCGGTCGCGGTCTGGCGGTCGACACCGAGCGACGACGCGATCTCGTCGACGCTCGGGGTGCGGCCGAGGGCTGCGGTCAGGGTCTCCTGCGTGGCGAGGGTCTCCTTGATGCGCTTGCGGGCGGCGCGGCTGGCCCAGTCGCTCGAGCGCATGTCGTCGGCGAAGGAGCCCATGATGCGGGTCCGGGCGTAGGCCCCGAACGGCACGCCCTGGGTGGGGTCGAAGGCGTCGGCGGCCTGGACGAGTGCGAGGGCGCCGGCGGAGGCGAGGTCGTCGCGGCTGAGGTGCGTCGCACGGGCGCACACCTCCGAGACGAGGTAGCCCACGAGTGGGAGGTTCTGCACCACCATCGCGTTGCGCTCTGCTCTGTTCATCGTGCACCCCGGTCTGTTCGGAAATCGGCATGGCGAAGCACCTCGACGGCATGTCGCGTCGAAGCGATTCGGGTGGGAAGTGCGATTCCGAACTGCCCTCGGGGGCTTCGTCTCGCCTGCCGGAGTGATCTTCCGACACCCATAACGCTACTGATCCGAGCGGGGTCAGAACCAGGCCGAAAAGACCCCACTACGGGGGTTTCAGGCGTCGGCATTTAGGGGGACACGGCCTGATTTCACGCGGATTTCACCCCCGGACGGGGCCTTGTACGACCCCCTCCCCGATGCCGTTCTCCCGAGCGGGTTCCTGTGACGCGTGTGACTGGTGTGACGCCGCTCCTCCTCGATCCGGCCGACGGCGTCCAGGGCCGTGGCAGGATCGAGCGACCGGGTCGTCACCCGTCTCGTCACCTCCCGGAGGAGAGCACAGGGTGAAGCCGTCCCAGAGGGCCCAGGCCACCGAGCCGTTCCACGCGATGGCGTTCGCGCAGCTGGCCGCCGACCTCGAGGCCGACGGTCACGACGTCGTGAAGCTCAGCCTCGGCGAGCCCGACTTCGGAGCCCCTCCCGCCGTCCGGTCCGCCATGCGCGACGTGATGGACGGCCGGCCCCTCCCGTACACGCCCGCTCTCGGCAACCTCGACCTGCGTCGGGCGATCGCCGCCTTCTACCTCGACCGGCACGACGTCGAGGTCGATCCCCGGCGCATCGTGGTGACCTCCGGAGCGTCGGCCGCGCTGCTCCTGGTGCTCGCGGCGACCGTCGATCCGGGCGGCGAGGTGATCCTGGCCGACCCTTCCTACCCCTGCAACCGGCAGCTCATCGAGACCTTCGGGGGCAGGATCGCGAC is a genomic window of Frondihabitans peucedani containing:
- the fliD gene encoding flagellar filament capping protein FliD — encoded protein: MASTSGLGIDGLVSGLDTTSLINSLMTAEAQPQTLLKSKVTDTQTTITALQGLNGQIASLATLATSAKSPTALQLFSTQSSATNASATATASASPGSFDITVGRVAQSKVGVSAAMTAWPSAGSSTMPSVTIVDATGKSVDITPASSSIDAIVSAVNSSTAGVKALKVASGTDAQGVAQYRIQFSSTTSGAKGDFQVFSGTSADVTAGTATNMLTASGAAVIKPAQDASVTLYAGTAAEQTITSSTNTFSDLLPGVNVTVSKASADPTTISIAQDTAGASSVASGLVSALNGVLALIATKSAVVNSTDSSGNKVVSGGPFTGDSTVRGVNDQLVSAASMPINGRSPSEIGISISKDGNFEFDADKFASALAADPAGTQAMLSGLAGRVSDAATTASDKYSGQLTGVINGQQSIVTDLNKQVDEWSLRLTDRRAALEKQYATLETQLSTLNSQSSSLSSALAGLPSVYTGA
- a CDS encoding flagellin is translated as MGFQINTNLAANNTYRNLNSTQNSLSSSLEKLSSGLRINRAADDAAGLAISEGLKSQVGGLTVAARNAQDGVSVVQTAEGGLTETQSILQRMRDLAVQAGNDSNNDDSRKAISTEVSSLTDELTRISSSTNFNGINLLDGSAGGGSGKLAFQVGANGDAASQITVDLSGANVKSIATTLASGTTATGGTSFTVDTTAVTSGTATFSSVKGGVTTSVTTGTLSGTGTGGSFKSVDEYATALTNDASFSSKFAVTVEKDANGAGTGIVVTAKDGGAVDTTAPAAAGLGTGSAAPSTVGIKFDTAAHAQAAITAIDAQITAVSTARAGIGAVQNRFNHAINVTNVAQENLTAAQSRITDTDMAQEMVKYTRANILSQAGTAMLAQANQSTQGVLSLLR
- a CDS encoding sigma-70 family RNA polymerase sigma factor; amino-acid sequence: MNRAERNAMVVQNLPLVGYLVSEVCARATHLSRDDLASAGALALVQAADAFDPTQGVPFGAYARTRIMGSFADDMRSSDWASRAARKRIKETLATQETLTAALGRTPSVDEIASSLGVDRQTATDALTDAARTISAIDETVADQLAADIILPDESALEQERTRYLRAAVDALPEKMRYIVENVYFGDKSVSEIADELGITHSAVSQQRSEAIRLLRDGLNTHYAEDATAPVAYESKTAPARRAAYLSRVASNAVMGIGIAVREGAAGQRAVVAS